One window from the genome of Pieris rapae chromosome 8, ilPieRapa1.1, whole genome shotgun sequence encodes:
- the LOC110999509 gene encoding lipid storage droplets surface-binding protein 2 isoform X1: MAAEVGTPSFSQLQSVQKAMALPSVEAAVGQVGALYSKVKGAHSLLEWALSTAEASVTLAAHTAAPFVAAPLALGDAKVAAALGELERRIPIVTEQPKVIVETTKQAVLSKISPQLNRVNLNQVYGARVAAEQKVKSLKELSWVKANALLSTAYGQKAMQGVDSGAVYAMRLLDHYLPPVQGETPVSTEIVPADTDPTMHTVQTVGRLSAVAARRVWANLAVKVTELRSSGIELDVRRYITALLAALHLAKVTNDEHQKDQAIEDRKEQKSAEPAPENTPSKNETPTSPPTIEIVKASPEAKSEGDQ, translated from the exons atGGCAGCAGAAGTTGGTACTCCCTCTTTTAGCCAATTGCAATCTGTTCAAAAAGCAATGGCTTTACCATCAGTAGAAGCTGCAGTTGGACAAGTTGGGGCTCTATACAGCAAAGTAAAGG GAGCACACTCTCTTCTTGAATGGGCACTATCAACAGCGGAAGCCAGTGTCACACTAGCAGCACATACTGCTGCACCATTTGTTGCTGCACCCCTTGCATTAGGCGATGCAAAGGTTGCTGCGGCTCTTGGTGAGTTGGAGAGAAGGATCCCGATAGTGACTGAGCAACCTAAAGTTATTGTGGAAACCACCAAACAGGCTGTACTTTCAAAAATTTCTCCACAGTTAAATAGG gtTAATCTAAATCAGGTGTACGGCGCCCGCGTAGCTGCCGAACAGAAAGTAAAATCGCTCAAGGAACTCAGCTGGGTCAAAGCGAACGCGTTGCTGTCCACGGCCTATGGCCAGAAGGCTATGCAGGGAGTTGACAGTGGAGCCGTGTATGCTATGAGACTTCTTGACCACTACCTGCCGCCCGTTCAGGGTGAGACTCCAG TGAGCACAGAGATAGTACCAGCAGATACAGATCCCACAATGCACACAGTACAGACTGTGGGTAGGCTCAGCGCAGTGGCTGCGAGACGTGTTTGGGCCAACCTTGCCGTCAAAGTTACTGAGCTAAGGAGCTCag GCATTGAACTAGATGTGCGTCGCTACATCACGGCACTATTGGCCGCGCTTCATCTCGCAAAGGTTACAAATGATGAACATCAGAAAGACCAAGCTATAGAGGACAGAAAAGAACAAAAATCTGCTGAACCTGCCCCCGAAAATACCCCATCTAAAAATGAAACACCCACTTCCCCTCCAACCATTGAAATTGTCAAAGCATCACCCGAAGCAAAGTCTGAGGGTGAccagtga
- the LOC110999509 gene encoding lipid storage droplets surface-binding protein 2 isoform X2, with the protein MAAEVGTPSFSQLQSVQKAMALPSVEAAVGQVGALYSKVKGAHSLLEWALSTAEASVTLAAHTAAPFVAAPLALGDAKVAAALGELERRIPIVTEQPKVIVETTKQAVLSKISPQLNRVYGARVAAEQKVKSLKELSWVKANALLSTAYGQKAMQGVDSGAVYAMRLLDHYLPPVQGETPVSTEIVPADTDPTMHTVQTVGRLSAVAARRVWANLAVKVTELRSSGIELDVRRYITALLAALHLAKVTNDEHQKDQAIEDRKEQKSAEPAPENTPSKNETPTSPPTIEIVKASPEAKSEGDQ; encoded by the exons atGGCAGCAGAAGTTGGTACTCCCTCTTTTAGCCAATTGCAATCTGTTCAAAAAGCAATGGCTTTACCATCAGTAGAAGCTGCAGTTGGACAAGTTGGGGCTCTATACAGCAAAGTAAAGG GAGCACACTCTCTTCTTGAATGGGCACTATCAACAGCGGAAGCCAGTGTCACACTAGCAGCACATACTGCTGCACCATTTGTTGCTGCACCCCTTGCATTAGGCGATGCAAAGGTTGCTGCGGCTCTTGGTGAGTTGGAGAGAAGGATCCCGATAGTGACTGAGCAACCTAAAGTTATTGTGGAAACCACCAAACAGGCTGTACTTTCAAAAATTTCTCCACAGTTAAATAGG GTGTACGGCGCCCGCGTAGCTGCCGAACAGAAAGTAAAATCGCTCAAGGAACTCAGCTGGGTCAAAGCGAACGCGTTGCTGTCCACGGCCTATGGCCAGAAGGCTATGCAGGGAGTTGACAGTGGAGCCGTGTATGCTATGAGACTTCTTGACCACTACCTGCCGCCCGTTCAGGGTGAGACTCCAG TGAGCACAGAGATAGTACCAGCAGATACAGATCCCACAATGCACACAGTACAGACTGTGGGTAGGCTCAGCGCAGTGGCTGCGAGACGTGTTTGGGCCAACCTTGCCGTCAAAGTTACTGAGCTAAGGAGCTCag GCATTGAACTAGATGTGCGTCGCTACATCACGGCACTATTGGCCGCGCTTCATCTCGCAAAGGTTACAAATGATGAACATCAGAAAGACCAAGCTATAGAGGACAGAAAAGAACAAAAATCTGCTGAACCTGCCCCCGAAAATACCCCATCTAAAAATGAAACACCCACTTCCCCTCCAACCATTGAAATTGTCAAAGCATCACCCGAAGCAAAGTCTGAGGGTGAccagtga
- the LOC110999510 gene encoding AP-1 complex subunit sigma-2 isoform X3 has product MQFMLLFSRQGKLRLQKWYVAHPDKLKKKITRELITTVLARKPKMCSFLEWKDVKVVYKRYASLYFCCAMEQEDNELLTLELIHRYVELLDKYFGSVCELDIIFNFEKAYFILDELVLGGELQETSKKNVLKAIAAQDLLQEEETPQGFFEDHGLG; this is encoded by the exons ATGCAGTTCATGCTTTTATTTAGTCGACAAGGCAAATTACGTCTTCAAAAATGGTATGTGGCTCATCcggacaaattaaaaaagaagatCACCAGAGAATTAATCACCACAGTATTGGCCCGGAAACCTAAGATGTGTTCATTTCTGGAGTGGAAAGATGTCAAGGTTGTatataaaag ATATGCATCATTGTATTTCTGCTGTGCTATGGAGCAAGAAGACAATGAACTACTCACCTTAGAGCTTATTCATAGATATGTTGAACTTCTTGACAAGTACTTTGGAAGT gtGTGTGAGCTGGatataattttcaactttGAGAaggcatattttatattggatGAGTTGGTGCTTGGTGGAGAGCTTCAGGAGACAAGCAAGAAGAATGTGCTGAAGGCTATTGCCGCTCAGGACTTATTGCAAGAG GAGGAGACCCCGCAGGGATTCTTCGAAGACCACGGCCTGGGATAG
- the LOC110999510 gene encoding AP-1 complex subunit sigma-2 isoform X1, which produces MMQFMLLFSRQGKLRLQKWYVAHPDKLKKKITRELITTVLARKPKMCSFLEWKDVKVVYKRYASLYFCCAMEQEDNELLTLELIHRYVELLDKYFGSVCELDIIFNFEKAYFILDELVLGGELQETSKKNVLKAIAAQDLLQEEETPQGFFEDHGLG; this is translated from the exons ATG ATGCAGTTCATGCTTTTATTTAGTCGACAAGGCAAATTACGTCTTCAAAAATGGTATGTGGCTCATCcggacaaattaaaaaagaagatCACCAGAGAATTAATCACCACAGTATTGGCCCGGAAACCTAAGATGTGTTCATTTCTGGAGTGGAAAGATGTCAAGGTTGTatataaaag ATATGCATCATTGTATTTCTGCTGTGCTATGGAGCAAGAAGACAATGAACTACTCACCTTAGAGCTTATTCATAGATATGTTGAACTTCTTGACAAGTACTTTGGAAGT gtGTGTGAGCTGGatataattttcaactttGAGAaggcatattttatattggatGAGTTGGTGCTTGGTGGAGAGCTTCAGGAGACAAGCAAGAAGAATGTGCTGAAGGCTATTGCCGCTCAGGACTTATTGCAAGAG GAGGAGACCCCGCAGGGATTCTTCGAAGACCACGGCCTGGGATAG
- the LOC110999510 gene encoding AP-1 complex subunit sigma-2 isoform X2: MMQFMLLFSRQGKLRLQKWYVAHPDKLKKKITRELITTVLARKPKMCSFLEWKDVKVVYKRYASLYFCCAMEQEDNELLTLELIHRYVELLDKYFGSVCELDIIFNFEKAYFILDELVLGGELQETSKKNVLKAIAAQDLLQEDETVDEALRDVGLL, encoded by the exons ATG ATGCAGTTCATGCTTTTATTTAGTCGACAAGGCAAATTACGTCTTCAAAAATGGTATGTGGCTCATCcggacaaattaaaaaagaagatCACCAGAGAATTAATCACCACAGTATTGGCCCGGAAACCTAAGATGTGTTCATTTCTGGAGTGGAAAGATGTCAAGGTTGTatataaaag ATATGCATCATTGTATTTCTGCTGTGCTATGGAGCAAGAAGACAATGAACTACTCACCTTAGAGCTTATTCATAGATATGTTGAACTTCTTGACAAGTACTTTGGAAGT gtGTGTGAGCTGGatataattttcaactttGAGAaggcatattttatattggatGAGTTGGTGCTTGGTGGAGAGCTTCAGGAGACAAGCAAGAAGAATGTGCTGAAGGCTATTGCCGCTCAGGACTTATTGCAAGAG GACGAGACAGTGGACGAAGCTCTACGAGACGTGGGCCTCCTCTGA